From Rudanella lutea DSM 19387, a single genomic window includes:
- a CDS encoding ISAs1 family transposase, translated as MQNHLPDSRDNRGKRHDLAFVLTGLLWALLRSGGQLSLSKLHRWLVREHDWLVKQTGQASRKPISDPQLRRVLAGLDYTCYNTLNAQFFNWSQTQTGVWYSVDGKELRGSIDSVGGQKRGQAIVQLVCHEDSQAQLMGYYEGDKESERKVVAAYFKALPVSALAGRRFTLDALHLTPELLTWLHGGGSGYLVGAKANQAQLLGQLTAWSNQAAITQSMEWTKAHGRLEKRSYRLYPLPSWLLEERWQGAGLCTLIVVERHTTRLKDGQIRQEQAYFVSNLPHTDTGLCRAIREHWVIEADHHVRDTTAGEDGLRCGHGARLRTVSSLLTVGINLLRAEDRRGNLRAYWEDCTASRERAMACWKPS; from the coding sequence TTGCAAAATCACCTGCCAGATAGCCGCGACAATCGAGGCAAACGCCATGACTTAGCCTTTGTGCTGACTGGATTGCTGTGGGCCTTACTGCGCTCAGGAGGCCAGCTAAGTCTGAGTAAGTTACACCGTTGGCTGGTACGCGAACACGACTGGTTAGTCAAGCAAACTGGACAAGCTAGCAGAAAGCCCATTTCTGATCCACAACTTCGGCGGGTGCTGGCAGGCTTGGACTATACCTGTTATAATACGCTTAACGCGCAGTTTTTTAACTGGTCACAAACCCAAACTGGGGTGTGGTACAGTGTGGATGGCAAAGAACTACGCGGCAGCATCGACTCAGTAGGCGGCCAAAAGCGCGGCCAGGCGATCGTGCAGTTAGTGTGCCATGAAGATAGCCAAGCTCAGTTGATGGGCTATTATGAAGGGGACAAAGAGTCGGAACGCAAGGTGGTCGCTGCTTACTTTAAAGCACTACCCGTGAGTGCGTTAGCAGGTCGTCGTTTTACACTGGATGCCTTGCACCTCACACCTGAGTTGTTGACTTGGCTGCATGGCGGAGGGAGTGGTTATTTAGTCGGAGCAAAAGCCAATCAGGCCCAGTTGCTGGGGCAACTTACGGCCTGGTCCAATCAGGCTGCCATCACTCAATCCATGGAATGGACCAAAGCTCATGGCCGTCTGGAAAAGCGGTCGTATCGGCTCTACCCCTTGCCGAGTTGGTTGCTGGAAGAGCGGTGGCAAGGGGCGGGTTTGTGCACGCTAATTGTGGTGGAACGCCACACTACGCGCTTGAAGGACGGTCAGATCAGGCAAGAGCAGGCCTATTTTGTGAGTAATCTGCCGCATACGGATACAGGCCTATGTCGAGCGATTCGCGAGCATTGGGTGATTGAAGCCGATCACCATGTGCGGGATACGACTGCTGGCGAAGATGGGCTGCGTTGTGGGCATGGGGCTCGGCTTCGGACGGTATCGAGCCTGTTAACGGTTGGGATCAACTTACTGCGTGCTGAAGATCGAAGGGGCAACCTGCGAGCCTACTGGGAAGACTGCACGGCCAGTCGAGAGCGGGCAATGGCTTGTTGGAAACCCAGTTAA
- a CDS encoding response regulator: MNNDKQLSILLVESDSNTAQLIRNTLQTVDPISVLEVASSQDELVAILDKATLPFFDILLLDLKYEAELNGPLVIDLVRNYPCTQLMPIVALASQEDFQAAMASHHPRVNSYLPKPETFEGWSHTLKLFTDYWKETLLSIRVLMI; encoded by the coding sequence ATGAACAACGATAAACAACTTAGTATTTTACTGGTTGAATCTGACAGTAATACTGCACAACTCATAAGGAATACTCTGCAAACGGTTGACCCTATTTCTGTTTTAGAGGTAGCTAGTAGCCAGGATGAATTAGTAGCCATTCTGGATAAGGCCACGCTACCTTTTTTTGACATACTTCTACTAGATTTGAAGTATGAGGCTGAGTTAAACGGACCCTTAGTAATCGACTTAGTTCGGAATTACCCTTGTACCCAATTGATGCCCATTGTCGCCCTAGCCTCTCAGGAGGACTTTCAGGCTGCAATGGCCTCTCATCACCCACGCGTTAACTCTTACTTGCCAAAACCAGAGACATTTGAAGGGTGGTCGCATACGTTGAAACTATTTACCGACTATTGGAAAGAAACACTGCTGTCAATTCGAGTATTGATGATTTGA
- a CDS encoding transposase, whose protein sequence is MLNAIFYVVKGGNPWWLMPTDLPPWKSVYYYYAKFRKAGIWRELNDTLQAKTR, encoded by the coding sequence GTGCTCAATGCCATTTTCTATGTGGTCAAAGGGGGGAACCCCTGGTGGTTGATGCCCACTGATCTGCCGCCCTGGAAAAGCGTCTACTATTACTACGCCAAATTCCGCAAAGCGGGCATCTGGCGGGAGCTGAACGATACCCTGCAGGCGAAAACCCGCTAG
- a CDS encoding PAS domain-containing protein — protein sequence MPAKKIPLSDERYTANQLFDKSPLAIAIVSHPSGKLIYTNPIFDNVYDLKSSTAGQTVKDVWTSDSQTILLSLIEETYLSGQPAMLAEYRMYNNNEGVSQRECFQWTATPVQTAYSQDIQILLQGVAISRYVEAPKLNDSNKFVLNPTNDYFALSINAGNVGTWYWEVEKDELTWSQEQLNIYGIEPAEFGGNFSSFFSFLFEEDKSRILNLTECHNTSAGEYEYQFRIRRKDGSLRWILARSRTCFDQHGKIKFIIGTNFDITEQKLTEERLRQSQKRVQFAMEAGSMYFWEIDLQTGQSIWSDNTARILDIASDYLPKTLIDAQRFNHPEDSHEVQELFSRVLKGEVNKIAYEQRIIHPINGSTIWLQVQGIVEYTEGNAVRLIGVSENISQKKEVQQAFLNQQKFTQSVLEASPSLTYIFDLTTRSNTYVSNQITDILGYTAEEISAKGDALLSTLLHPQDISDANKRFQQFLEQEENDVLSAEYRMQHKSGNWIWLYDRARVFQRDIQGTPIQILGVATDITERKQLEKELQEQFDELQNIYQNAPIGLAVVDRELRFIRANDRLAEINGLSIEEHLGNTITDIVPDLAGQVSTILQHVFQTGQPLLNIELNGYTKADPNKERYWMESWYPLKNGKGDTFAVSVVVEETTERKRAEAEINSLREQLELTIENIPAEVYVFDASRQIRLSNRAARENIHQLTGEYNELGPGLPFLKEMADQKFLYFDENNNPLSSDQTCTSLAFQTARESQAVVKRVEKNNNATKWLMLHSTPLLDETGCVRLVITTATDITATKQAHVLVEESEARFRIVADATPTMVWALHPDGTSKYANNCVLQYFGITEKQYYQASQLDWVHPDDIQQARIAFANGLQHQQAFDVEYRLRRYDGIYHWFLVRVRPSFYPTGELYGFVGSSTDFTDQKQSSLRLELAQKVGRAGFFEWNLLTNKLHVTGILKELLNTVTGLVNLTDWTGRLVPEDYERTRTVLDEAIAQRKTQLTYDLRVQVEDKIRWLAAEATINYNTEGKAIQIVGINYDVTDRKQIELALQESEALFRRMSDDSPVWVWLVDSQIRANYANWSMVTYLGLSSPQEFSGYIWEGLTHPDDLITVYETFTEAVKNQQPFSFESRVKNSATGQYEWCLFKGVPNIHEGSFIGFIGTGIHIHHQKTFAEQLEKEVTQRTAELMNVNGELRRSNEYLQQFAYVASHDLQEPLRKIQSFGDILSKQFGQVLSEDGLDLLYRMQNAAKRMSQLVKDLLSYSRLSTHQQPKRPIAISELIKSVLSDFELLIEQTHASITVRELPTIIADPFQIQQLFSNLIGNALKYVAEGTTPEIVLNCRLIPVEQIDLTLISSRPDTHQLTPCYYEFTITDNGIGFDEQYLDRIFGMFQRLVGKSQYEGSGMGLAICKRVIDNHGGFITARSQPGKGSTFIVYLPQSDD from the coding sequence ATGCCGGCCAAGAAGATACCACTATCAGACGAGCGCTATACTGCCAATCAATTATTCGACAAATCACCTCTCGCTATTGCTATAGTTAGTCATCCTTCTGGGAAATTGATATATACTAATCCCATATTTGACAACGTCTATGACCTGAAGAGTTCGACTGCAGGGCAAACTGTAAAAGATGTATGGACAAGTGACAGTCAAACAATACTATTGAGTCTTATCGAAGAGACATACCTGAGCGGCCAACCAGCTATGCTGGCTGAGTATCGAATGTATAATAATAACGAGGGTGTAAGTCAACGTGAATGTTTTCAATGGACGGCAACGCCTGTTCAAACAGCTTATAGTCAGGATATTCAAATACTTCTTCAAGGTGTAGCCATTAGTCGCTACGTTGAAGCCCCAAAACTTAATGATTCAAATAAGTTCGTTCTAAATCCAACAAACGATTATTTCGCTTTAAGTATAAATGCCGGAAATGTAGGTACATGGTATTGGGAAGTCGAAAAAGACGAGCTTACCTGGAGCCAAGAACAGTTGAATATATATGGAATAGAACCTGCCGAATTTGGAGGAAATTTCAGTAGTTTTTTTTCTTTTCTGTTTGAAGAAGACAAATCTCGCATACTGAATTTGACTGAATGCCATAATACGTCAGCGGGCGAGTATGAGTATCAATTTCGTATACGTCGTAAGGATGGCTCATTACGTTGGATTCTGGCTCGTTCACGTACTTGTTTTGATCAACATGGAAAAATAAAGTTCATTATAGGCACTAACTTCGATATTACCGAGCAGAAATTAACCGAAGAACGATTACGCCAATCCCAAAAACGGGTACAATTCGCTATGGAAGCCGGTAGTATGTACTTTTGGGAGATTGATTTGCAAACAGGTCAATCTATATGGTCTGACAATACAGCCCGCATCCTTGATATAGCTTCTGACTACCTACCCAAAACGTTAATTGATGCTCAACGATTTAATCATCCTGAAGATAGTCATGAAGTCCAGGAGTTGTTCAGTCGCGTATTGAAAGGAGAGGTAAATAAAATCGCATACGAACAAAGAATTATTCACCCTATTAATGGGTCAACAATTTGGCTTCAGGTACAGGGAATTGTAGAATATACAGAAGGTAACGCAGTTAGACTCATAGGTGTATCCGAAAATATTTCCCAAAAAAAGGAAGTTCAACAAGCCTTTTTAAATCAACAAAAATTCACCCAAAGTGTACTGGAAGCATCGCCTTCACTAACATACATATTTGATCTAACTACGCGCTCCAATACATATGTATCTAACCAAATTACTGACATACTAGGATATACAGCTGAAGAAATCTCCGCAAAGGGTGACGCCCTCTTGTCTACTCTCTTACATCCTCAGGATATATCGGATGCTAATAAGCGTTTCCAACAATTCTTGGAACAGGAGGAGAATGATGTTCTGTCCGCTGAATACAGAATGCAGCACAAGAGTGGTAATTGGATATGGTTGTATGACCGAGCCCGGGTTTTTCAACGAGATATTCAAGGAACTCCAATACAAATTTTGGGTGTAGCTACGGACATAACCGAACGAAAACAACTTGAGAAGGAATTACAGGAGCAGTTCGACGAACTTCAAAATATTTATCAGAATGCCCCCATCGGCTTGGCTGTCGTTGACAGAGAGCTTCGGTTTATTCGTGCGAACGATAGGTTGGCTGAAATCAATGGATTATCTATCGAGGAGCATTTGGGAAATACAATCACTGATATTGTTCCAGACTTAGCAGGACAGGTTAGCACCATTTTACAACACGTGTTTCAGACTGGCCAACCGTTACTAAACATAGAGTTGAACGGTTACACAAAAGCGGACCCCAACAAGGAGCGCTACTGGATGGAGAGTTGGTATCCACTTAAAAATGGAAAGGGTGATACCTTTGCTGTATCTGTTGTAGTAGAGGAAACGACAGAACGTAAACGTGCGGAAGCAGAAATCAATTCTCTTCGTGAACAACTGGAGCTTACCATTGAAAATATTCCGGCAGAAGTATATGTATTCGATGCTTCCCGACAAATAAGACTAAGCAATCGGGCTGCTCGCGAAAATATACATCAACTGACAGGCGAGTACAACGAATTAGGCCCTGGTCTGCCATTTCTAAAAGAAATGGCAGACCAGAAATTCTTATATTTTGACGAGAATAATAACCCTTTGTCTAGCGACCAGACATGCACCTCCCTGGCCTTCCAAACAGCTAGAGAGAGCCAAGCAGTCGTTAAACGAGTGGAGAAAAATAACAATGCCACAAAATGGCTTATGTTGCATTCCACTCCCCTTTTAGATGAGACTGGATGCGTTCGTTTAGTTATCACCACAGCTACAGATATTACAGCAACGAAGCAGGCCCATGTTTTAGTTGAAGAGAGCGAAGCGCGTTTTCGTATTGTTGCAGACGCTACACCAACGATGGTTTGGGCCTTACACCCGGACGGGACATCCAAATATGCGAACAATTGTGTGCTGCAATATTTTGGAATAACTGAAAAGCAATACTACCAGGCTTCCCAGCTGGATTGGGTGCACCCTGATGATATCCAACAAGCGCGAATAGCCTTCGCTAATGGGCTTCAACACCAGCAAGCTTTTGACGTAGAGTACCGTTTGCGTCGCTATGATGGGATATATCATTGGTTTTTAGTACGAGTTCGCCCCAGTTTTTATCCTACTGGTGAATTATATGGTTTTGTGGGTTCGTCAACTGACTTTACAGATCAAAAACAGAGCTCTCTCCGCCTTGAACTAGCGCAGAAAGTGGGGCGGGCGGGTTTTTTTGAGTGGAATCTTTTGACAAATAAACTACACGTCACAGGCATTCTAAAAGAGCTCCTGAATACGGTTACTGGTTTGGTTAATCTTACTGATTGGACGGGTCGCCTTGTTCCAGAAGATTATGAACGAACTAGAACGGTGCTCGATGAAGCTATCGCCCAAAGAAAAACGCAGCTAACCTACGACCTACGTGTACAAGTTGAAGATAAAATTAGGTGGCTAGCTGCTGAAGCAACTATAAACTATAATACGGAAGGCAAAGCTATTCAGATTGTAGGAATCAATTATGATGTTACAGATCGCAAACAAATAGAATTGGCCCTCCAGGAAAGTGAGGCTTTATTCCGACGAATGTCAGACGATTCTCCTGTTTGGGTATGGCTAGTTGACAGCCAAATTCGGGCAAATTATGCCAACTGGTCTATGGTGACTTATTTAGGACTCTCAAGTCCGCAGGAGTTCTCAGGGTACATCTGGGAAGGGTTAACTCATCCTGATGATCTGATTACAGTTTATGAGACTTTTACAGAAGCTGTTAAAAATCAGCAACCTTTCTCATTTGAGAGTAGGGTAAAGAACTCCGCAACGGGTCAATATGAGTGGTGCCTATTTAAAGGAGTTCCTAATATCCATGAAGGGAGCTTTATTGGATTTATTGGGACGGGCATTCATATTCACCACCAGAAAACATTTGCCGAACAGCTTGAAAAAGAAGTGACTCAACGGACGGCCGAACTAATGAATGTTAATGGTGAGTTGCGCCGGAGTAATGAATATCTCCAGCAATTTGCCTACGTAGCCAGTCATGATTTGCAGGAACCGTTACGAAAAATTCAGTCCTTTGGGGACATCTTAAGTAAACAATTCGGGCAGGTATTAAGTGAAGATGGGTTGGATTTGCTTTACCGAATGCAGAACGCTGCTAAGCGAATGTCCCAGTTGGTAAAAGACCTGTTGTCATATTCCCGCTTAAGTACTCATCAGCAACCCAAACGCCCTATCGCAATATCAGAGTTGATTAAATCCGTTTTGAGTGACTTTGAATTGCTAATCGAGCAAACCCACGCATCTATAACTGTTCGGGAATTACCTACGATTATAGCAGATCCTTTTCAGATACAGCAGTTATTTTCTAATCTAATTGGCAATGCACTTAAATATGTTGCGGAAGGAACGACGCCTGAAATCGTTCTGAATTGCCGACTGATTCCTGTTGAGCAAATAGACCTTACCTTAATCTCTTCCCGCCCGGATACACACCAGCTCACTCCCTGCTATTACGAATTTACTATAACTGATAACGGCATCGGATTTGACGAACAGTATCTTGATCGGATCTTTGGCATGTTTCAGCGTTTAGTAGGAAAATCACAATATGAAGGCAGCGGTATGGGATTAGCGATCTGTAAACGGGTAATCGATAATCATGGAGGATTTATCACGGCCCGTAGTCAACCAGGGAAGGGAAGTACTTTTATCGTATACCTCCCTCAATCTGATGATTAA